A genome region from Setaria italica strain Yugu1 chromosome III, Setaria_italica_v2.0, whole genome shotgun sequence includes the following:
- the LOC101784552 gene encoding cysteine--tRNA ligase CPS1, chloroplastic/mitochondrial, whose amino-acid sequence MAEEAQVTPPTTVAEGDQAPAPTTTAEAKALPQLELFNSMTKKKEPFHPRVEGKVGMYVCGVTPYDFSHIGHARAYVAFDVLYRYLKFLGYEVEYVRNFTDIDDKIIRRANERGETVTSLSSRFINEFLLDMTELQCLPPTHEPRVTEHIEHIIELITKIMEGGKAYVMEGDVYFSVDSFPEYLSLSGRKLDQNQAGARVAFDTRKRNPADFALWKAAKEGEPFWDSPWGRGRPGWHIECSAMSAHYLGHVFDIHGGGKDLIFPHHENELAQSRAAYPESEVKCWMHNGFVNKDDKKMAKSDNNFFTIRDIIALYHPIALRFFLMRTHYRSDVNHSDKALEIASDRVYYIFQTLYDCEEVLAQYREEAISAPVPAEEQKMIEDHHKEFLDDMSDDLKTTDVLDGFMNLLKAINSNLTDLKKLQQKLEQQKKKQQQQKKQQQKQQQSQKQPADHIQALIALEAELKDKLSILGLMPPSSLAEVLKQLKEKALKRAGLTEESLQEQIEQRNIARKNKQFEVSDRIRRDLSTKGIALMDEPTGTVWRPCEPES is encoded by the exons ATGGCGGAAGAGGCCCAGGTAACGCCGCCCACCACCGTGGCGGAGGGGGACCAGGCGCCGGCCCCCACCACCACGGCGGAGGCCAAGGCGCTGCCACAACTCGAGCTGTTCAACTCCAtgacgaagaagaaggagccTTTCCACCCGCGGGTGGAGGGGAAGGTCGGCATGTACGTCTGCGGCGTCACGCCCTACGACTTCAGTCACATCGGCCACGCGCGCGCCTATGTCGCCTTCGACGTCCTCTACAG GTACCTTAAATTCCTGGGGTATGAAGTTGAATATGTCCGTAATTTCACGGACATTGATGACAAG ATTATTAGGCGTGCAAATGAACGTGGTGAAACAGTTACAAGCTTGAGTAGCCGGTTTATCAATGAATTTCTTCTCGATATGACTGAGCTCCAGTGCTTGCCTCCTACTCACGAGCCACGCGTAACAGAGCACATTGAGCATATCATAGAGTTGATAACAAAG ATAATGGAGGGTGGGAAAGCCTATGTCATGGAAGGAGATGTTTACTTTTCAGTAGATAGTTTTCCTGAGTATCTCAGTTTATCTGGAAGAAAGTTGGATCAAAATCAGGCTGGTGCAAGGGTTGCTTTTGATACGAGGAAGCGTAATCCTGCAGATTTTGCACTATGGAAG GCGGCTAAAGAGGGTGAGCCTTTTTGGGATAGCCCTTGGGGCCGTGGGAGACCAGGATGGCATATTGAATGCAGTGCAATGAGTGCTCACTATTTGGGACATGTATTTGATATTCATGGTGGAGGGAAGGATTTGATTTTTCCTCATCATGAGAATGAGCTTGCTCAAAGCCGAGCGGCTTATCCTGAGAGCGAAGTCAAGTGCTGGATGCATAATGGCTTCGTTAACAAGGATGATAAGAAGATGGCAAAATCTGATAATAACTTTTTCACGATCAGAGAT ATCATTGCTCTATACCATCCCATTGCTTTAAGATTTTTCTTGATGCGCACACATTATAGATCTGATGTGAATCACTCTGATAAAGCACTTGAGATTGCATCTGATCGTGTCTACTATATTTTCCAG ACTCTATATGACTGCGAGGAAGTGTTAGCTCAATATCGGGAAGAGGCTATCTCTGCCCCGGTGCCGGCTGAGGAGCAAAAAATGATTGAAGATCACCATAAGGAGTTCTTGGATGATATGTCAGATGATCTCAAAACTACAGATGTTCTGGATGGCTTCATGAATCTGCTGAAGGCCATAAACAGCAATCTGACTGATTTGAAG AAACTGCAGCAAAAATTGGAACAGcaaaagaagaagcagcagcagcagaagaagcagcagcagaaacAACAACAATCACAAAAACAGCCAGCAGATCATATACAAGCTCTGATCGCACTGGAAGCAGAACTCAAAGACAAACTGTCAATACTTGGTCTGATGCCACCATCCTCTCTGGCAGAG GTACTGAAGCAACTGAAGGAGAAAGCATTGAAGCGAGCAGGGTTGACTGAAGAAAGTTTGCAAGAGCAGATCGAGCAGAGAAACATCGCAAGGAAGAACAAGCAGTTTGAGGTATCGGACAGAATCAGGAGAGACCTTTCTACCAAGGGCATTGCCCTGATGGACGAGCCTACTGGTACAGTATGGAGACCATGCGAACCGGAGTCATGA